From the genome of Desulfobulbaceae bacterium:
TCCACCAGCGAAGGAACCATTGAAACCTATATTCACAGCGGTAACAAATTAGGGGTCATGATCGAGCTCGGTTGCGAAACAGACTTTGTTGCCAAGACCGACGCCTTCATCGCCTTTGCTAAGGATCTGGCAATGCAGATCGCCGCAACAAACCCCGTCTCAATCAGCCGTGATGATGTCCCGGCTGATGTCTTGCAACGGGAAAAGGATATCTACACCCAACAGGCTATTGATTCAGGAAAACCTGCCAACATCGCCGAAAAGATCGTCGCCGGCAAGATTGACAAGTACTACGCTGAAGTCTGCCTTCTCGAACAGAAGTTCATCAAGGACCAAGATTTGAGCATCCAGGACAAACTTAACGAACTGATCGCCACTATGGGAGAAAATATCTCCGTCAAACGTTACGTTCGGATGCAGGTTGGCGCCTGATTTTCAGATAGCGAATAGCAGTTTCTTCAGACGATACACTCTGCCGCAGCAAAGACATTCTGC
Proteins encoded in this window:
- the tsf gene encoding translation elongation factor Ts — encoded protein: MNITSQMVKERRDKTNAGMMDCKKALAENNGDMEKAIDFLRQKGLAVAAKRADRSTSEGTIETYIHSGNKLGVMIELGCETDFVAKTDAFIAFAKDLAMQIAATNPVSISRDDVPADVLQREKDIYTQQAIDSGKPANIAEKIVAGKIDKYYAEVCLLEQKFIKDQDLSIQDKLNELIATMGENISVKRYVRMQVGA